Proteins from one Kazachstania africana CBS 2517 chromosome 1, complete genome genomic window:
- the GPA1 gene encoding guanine nucleotide-binding protein subunit alpha (similar to Saccharomyces cerevisiae GPA1 (YHR005C); ancestral locus Anc_2.643) — protein MGCNASVEIIEDENDPFLQSKRANDAIEQSLHLQKQNDKNQIKLLLLGAGESGKSTVLKQLKLLHQGGFTHQERLQYSQVIWADAIQSMKILIIQARKLGIPLDCDDPKSHKDLFEMKRTLLKAKPLDLIDKHMAGGSEFLNDYVLKYSERYETKRRVQSTGKAKAFDDNDTKKQSDAKDDDPEATSKDMDETGTDEMFVDVNPNSRKPQLTNTDIAIAIRELWTKDQGIKQCFARSNEFQLEGSASYYFDHIEKFAQPNYVCSDEDILRGRIKTTGITENEFNIGSSKFKVLDAGGQRSERKKWIHSFEGITAVLFVLAMSEYDQMLFEDERVNRMHESIMLFDTLLNSKWFRDTPFILFLNKMDIFEDKVKKMPIRKYFPDYQGRVGDVEAGVKYFEKIFLSLNKSNKPIYVRRTCATDTQTMKFVLSAVTDLIVQQNLKKSGIL, from the coding sequence ATGGGTTGTAACGCTAGTGTAGAGAtcattgaagatgaaaacgATCCTTTCTTACAGAGTAAAAGAGCGAACGATGCTATAGAACAATCTCTACATCTACAGAAgcaaaatgataaaaatcaGATAAAGTTATTACTCTTAGGTGCAGGTGAGAGTGGTAAGTCCACCGTGCTTAAACAGTTGAAGTTATTGCATCAAGGTGGCTTCACCCATCAGGAAAGATTACAATATTCCCAAGTTATCTGGGCAGATGCCATACAGTccatgaaaattttgataattcagGCTAGAAAACTAGGTATACCATTGGATTGTGATGATCCAAAAAGTCATAAAGATTTATTCGAAATGAAGAGAACACTTTTGAAAGCAAAGCCTTTAGACTTAATTGATAAGCATATGGCTGGTGGCTCTGAATTCTTAAATGACTACgtattgaaatattctgaAAGATATGAAACGAAAAGAAGAGTTCAAAGTACAGGAAAAGCTAAAGCctttgatgataatgacaCTAAAAAACAAAGTGACGCTAAAGACGATGACCCTGAGGCAACTTCTAAAGATATGGACGAAACCGGCACTGATGAAATGTTTGTAGATGTTAATCCAAATTCGAGAAAACCTCAATTGACAAATACTGATATTGCTATAGCCATTAGAGAATTGTGGACCAAAGATCAAGGTATTAAACAATGTTTTGCTCGTTCGaatgaatttcaattagAGGGCTCTGCatcatattattttgatcaCATCGAGAAATTTGCACAACCAAATTATGTGTgttctgatgaagatattctAAGAGGTCGTATAAAGACCACTGGTATAACAGAGAATGAGTTCAATATTGGATCTTCcaaattcaaagttttGGATGCAGGTGGTCAAAGGTcggaaagaaaaaaatggattcaTAGTTTTGAAGGCATTACTGCTGTGCTGTTTGTCCTTGCTATGAGTGAATATGATCAAATGTTGTTTGAAGACGAAAGAGTTAATAGAATGCATGAATCAATTATGCTCTTTGATACACTATTGAACTCAAAATGGTTCCGTGATACTCCATTTATATTGTTTCTCAATAAAATGGATATATTTGAGGATaaagtgaagaaaatgcCAATAAGGAAATATTTCCCAGATTATCAAGGTAGAGTAGGTGATGTAGAAGCAGGTGTCAAATATttcgaaaaaattttcttaagtttgaataaatcaaataaaccAATATATGTCAGGAGAACATGTGCTACAGATACACAAACGATGAAATTTGTATTGAGTGCTGTGACAGATTTAATTGTACAgcaaaatttaaagaagaGTGGTATCCTCTGA
- the MRS1 gene encoding Mrs1p (similar to Saccharomyces cerevisiae MRS1 (YIR021W) and CCE1 (YKL011C); ancestral locus Anc_2.647) has protein sequence MVKDMFHTRSALNALDSYCRKTNTKTLKKLSLFLGAYLPGTASSPHPFDCASYSKSDVRTTIFNQCKKLDTLRKLSVQNGGVTILAIQLGLSHFTYSKFRCDFTGFDTVPANAVPLLEDWGHISLKDPQFLRENRTKISLHPTDTFHSMNKISDYFQKMYKSDFYVLQRPRQKFRIANAEQFQQRSQLLEYAITLNVYEHLLFSSFQNSTKDLVNDDINEIVTISDARAIPKMWSVYTPIRASLRDSFGTGSEEAKLRVYSGKVQSTIMVETTRRILENCLDPKFQDYSINISPDWDFRLQNTIPLTPDWRIRDMLDLQDTKLTDVDLSSVFLEGLSWSYWFRAYVELISIVTSSGGRYEEGLLKRFNNYVKESKARFETFQKNNSCRLKTLN, from the coding sequence ATGGTGAAGGACATGTTTCATACGAGGAGTGCCCTCAATGCTTTGGACTCGTATTGCAGGAAGACCAACACTAAGACTTTAAAGAAACTGTCACTGTTCCTAGGTGCTTACCTACCGGGGACTGCTAGCAGTCCACATCCCTTTGATTGCGCATCTTATTCGAAAAGCGATGTACGAACTACGATATTTAACCAATGCAAGAAACTGGATACATTGAGGAAGCTTAGTGTGCAAAATGGTGGAGTTACAATCCTGGCTATACAGCTTGGGTTGTCACATTTCACTTACTCGAAGTTTAGATGTGATTTCACTGGCTTTGATACAGTACCTGCAAATGCAGTACCTCTGTTAGAAGACTGGGGCCATATTTCCCTGAAGGATCCACAGTTTTTGAGAGAAAATCGTACCAAGATATCACTACATCCAACCGATACTTTCCATTCtatgaataaaatttcagactactttcaaaagatgTATAAATCTGATTTTTATGTCTTACAACGACCTAGACAGAAATTTAGAATTGCTAACGCTGAACAGTTTCAGCAGAGATCTCAATTGTTAGAGTATGCCATCACATTAAATGTTTATGAACATTTACTTTTCTCAtcctttcaaaattcaacaaaGGATCTAGTTAATGACGACATTAATGAAATCGTAACTATCTCAGATGCAAGGGCTATTCCCAAGATGTGGTCAGTTTACACCCCAATTAGAGCCTCTTTACGTGATTCTTTTGGTACAGGATCAGAGGAAGCAAAATTAAGAGTCTATTCTGGTAAAGTTCAAAGCACAATTATGGTGGAAACTACAAGAagaattcttgaaaattgtttAGATCcgaaatttcaagattatTCAATCAATATTTCACCTGATTGGGACTTCCGTCTACAAAATACTATACCACTTACCCCTGATTGGAGAATTAGAGACATGCTAGATTTACAGGATACAAAGTTGACAGACGTCGACTTGTCTAGTGTGTTTTTAGAAGGATTGAGTTGGTCGTACTGGTTCCGTGCTTATGTCGAGTTGATTAGTATAGTCACAAGCTCTGGAGGACGCTATGAAGAAggattattgaaaagattcaataaCTATGTTAAAGAAAGTAAAGCACGTTTTGAAACTTTCCAAAAGAATAATTCATGTAGGTTGAAGACGTTGAATTAA
- the CAB3 gene encoding phosphopantothenoylcysteine decarboxylase complex subunit CAB3 (similar to Saccharomyces cerevisiae YKL088W; ancestral locus Anc_2.646): MPEAKSAQNSILNNTTASNAKEPFVISNEVKERNKLRNIITTQTDSNTSSTQLSPPSAMTPSVSFCINKNEAISHHRHSISTVPKKSKESSPPVSPETELEEKNCTVHMPGDFVYLNKKKEASPQLNEDSTNKVIFKKKNIIAEPMIPFTEFFEQQDDKKFHILLGATGSVATIKIPLIIDKLFKIYSPEKISIQLIVTKPAEHFLNGLKISSKVKIWREEDSISDCNGELMLFHELKRWADIFLIAPLSANTLAKLANGICNNLLTSVIRDWNDYSPILVAPAMNTFMYINPMTRKHLNILKENFPFIEILKPVEKVLICGDIGMGGMREWSDIVEILRYKIKEIHKLRNEMTTDNEDKEDAKEKKMLENEEEDDDGDEDDDEDDDEDDDEDDEDEDDEEEEDDDDDDEKDDGDETDPSSNSISDSDDNEDEDIEQKPH; encoded by the coding sequence ATGCCAGAAGCAAAAAGTGCACAGAATAGTATTCTCAACAATACCACCGCATCAAATGCGAAAGAACCCTTTGTAATATCAAATGAAGTGAAGGAAAGAAACAAACTAAGGAATATCATTACTACGCAGACGGATTCCAATACCAGTTCTACACAGTTGTCACCACCATCAGCGATGACCCCATCTGTTTCATTTTGTATAAATAAGAATGAAGCAATTTCTCATCACAGACATTCAATCTCCACAGTACCAAAAAAGTCAAAAGAATCTAGTCCTCCGGTCTCTCCAGAGACAGAACtggaagagaagaattgtACCGTTCATATGCCAGGTGATTTCgtttatttgaataaaaagaaggaaGCGTCTCCACAGTTAAATGAAGATTCGACTAATAAAgtcattttcaagaaaaaaaatattatagCAGAACCTATGATCCCATTCACGGAATTTTTCGAACAACAGGATGATaagaaatttcatattCTATTGGGTGCAACTGGATCTGTAGCTACTATAAAGATACCATtaataattgataaattgttcaaaatatattctcCAGAAAAGATATCCATACAGCTGATAGTCACAAAACCTGCCGAACATTTCCTAAATGGATTAAAGATATCGTCAAAAGTAAAAATTTGGAGAGAGGAAGATTCAATATCAGATTGTAATGGCGAATTAATGTTATTCcatgaattgaaaagatggGCAGATATCTTTTTAATTGCACCTTTATCTGCAAACACATTGGCCAAATTGGCTAATGGTATCTGTAACAATTTATTAACATCTGTAATCAGAGACTGGAATGACTATTCGCCAATTTTAGTGGCTCCTGCAATGAATACATTCATGTACATCAATCCAATGACAAGGAAACATTTGAATATtcttaaagaaaatttccCATTcatagaaattttaaaaccAGTAGAGAAAGTACTTATCTGTGGTGATATTGGTATGGGTGGCATGAGGGAATGGAGTGATATCGTAGAAATACTGAGATACAAGATCAAAGAAATACATAAACTACGCAATGAAATGACTACAGacaatgaagataaagaagatgcaaaggagaagaaaatgCTAGAAAACGAGGAAGAAGACGATGACGgagatgaagatgacgatgaagatgacgatgaagatgacgatgaagatgatgaagacgaagatgatgaagaagaagaagatgatgatgatgacgatgaaaaagatgatgGGGACGAAACTGACCCTTCATCTAATAGCATATCTGACTCGGACGATAATGAAGACGAAGACATCGAACAGAAACCACATTAA
- the PRP40 gene encoding snoRNA-splicing protein PRP40 (similar to Saccharomyces cerevisiae PRP40 (YKL012W); ancestral locus Anc_2.649): MGDWKAAKDPKGRIYYYNTVTKKSTWEKPKNFAEPDQPSANDWKTGKTKDGKTYYYNVKTRESRWTLPPEMKQEEKEEARPNKDSEKIVENLTSSNDKYKNDSKILNVASLPKEQAEPIFMQMLKDNQVDSTWSFNRIISELSTTDARYWCVDDDPVWKQQVFEKYLSNRTEDQLLKEHSETNKFKQAFDKLLASNVQSGKLTEYTTWSSFKKIILDEPIYKHSVIDEGIKRKAFENFTNNLRNQRQAERDNLKKQALEEFRIYLKSILFNGGSELKMISWHNLLNNYLFEKNKRFMANPNFKILTHEDTLIEYLKLLSDFENDKLKIKLSELNEKNYTTDRIARDKYKKLLSGLSIKANTKWSEVYDQIKNDPIFFNMLGRNGSNAVDLFLDIVEEQKIILSAKRSIAQQILITNNFEWSIDNESDDANKIRQILLNNVEKNEYEKEDIELLIIELVKVRNAKKQEQVALARQNLEQKKYYLTQSLQRYYRGLNRKLIEDWEEAKEQLKDVISEYNELEEDVLKDTYAKFISNFDKQGTVQSKKRPLAPTVELDY, encoded by the coding sequence ATGGGCGATTGGAAGGCGGCTAAGGACCCCAAGGGTAGAATATATTACTATAATACCGTTACAAAAAAGTCGACATGGGAGAAGCCCAAGAATTTTGCTGAACCAGATCAGCCAAGTGCTAATGACTGGAAGACGGGTAAGACTAAAGATGGGAAGACATACTATTATAACGTTAAGACCAGGGAATCTAGGTGGACTTTACCCCCTGAAATGAAACAGGAGGAAAAGGAGGAAGCAAGACCCAACAAAGATTCAGAAAAAATCGTGGAAAATTTGACATCATCGaatgataaatataaaaatgattccAAGATATTGAATGTAGCCTCTTTACCTAAAGAGCAAGCGGAACCGATTTTCATGCAGATGCTAAAGGATAACCAGGTAGATTCCACATGGTCTTTTAATCGAATCATCTCTGAATTGAGCACTACCGATGCGAGGTATTGGTGTGTTGACGACGATCCGGTGTGGAAACAACAAGTATTTGAGAAATATTTAAGTAATAGAACAGAGGACCAGTTGCTCAAAGAACATTCGGaaacaaataaattcaaacaGGCTTTTGATAAGTTATTAGCTTCCAATGTACAAAGCGGTAAACTGACCGAGTATACGACATGGAGTTCgttcaagaaaattatcCTAGATGAACCAATATACAAGCATTCTGTTATCGATGAAGGGATCAAACGCAAGGCGTTTGAAAACTTCACAAATAATCTAAGGAATCAGAGGCAGGCAGAGCGTGATAATCTGAAAAAACAAGctcttgaagaatttagAATTTACTTAAAGAGTATTCTATTCAATGGTGGTAGTGaactgaaaatgatatcttggcataatcttttaaataattatttgtttgaaaaaaataagagatTTATGGCAAAtccaaattttaaaattttaacACATGAGGATACTCtcattgaatatttgaagcTTTTAagtgattttgaaaacgacaaattgaagataaaattatcagagttgaatgaaaaaaattatacaaCCGATAGAATAGCTCGTGacaaatataaaaagtTACTCTCAGGATTATCAATTAAAGCAAATACCAAATGGTCAGAAGTTTATgatcaaatcaaaaacGACCCTATCTTTTTTAATATGCTTGGTAGAAATGGCTCCAATGCTGTAGATTTGTTTTTAGATATTGtggaagaacaaaaaattattctcTCTGCAAAGAGATCTATTGCACAACAAATCTTGATCAcaaacaattttgaatggtcaattgataatgaatcGGATGATGCAAATAAGATACGACAAATCCTACTTAACAACGTGGAGAAAAATGAGtatgaaaaggaagataTCGAATTGTTAATTATTGAACTAGTAAAAGTACGAAATGCCAAGAAACAAGAACAAGTAGCTCTTGCGAGACAGAATTTGGAACAGAAAAAATACTATTTAACCCAATCTTTACAAAGATATTATAGAGGACTTAACAGGAAACTGATTGAAGATTGGGAAGAAGCCAAGGAGCAACTAAAAGATGTGATTTCTGAGTATAATGAGCTGGAGGAAGATGTCTTGAAAGATACTTATGCTAAGTTTATCAGCAATTTTGATAAGCAAGGAACCGTTCAGTCGAAGAAAAGACCTTTAGCACCAACTGTAGAACTTgattattga
- the TIM10 gene encoding protein transporter TIM10 (similar to Saccharomyces cerevisiae MRS11 (YHR005C-A); ancestral locus Anc_2.645), giving the protein MSFFGLGGASQPQLTSEQKVKAAETELDLVTDMFNKLVDNCHKKCISTSYTDGTLTTGESTCLDRCVAKYFETNVKIGENMQKMGQNFSSAGKLP; this is encoded by the coding sequence ATGTCATTTTTTGGATTAGGTGGTGCATCACAACCTCAATTGACCTCTGAGCAAAAAGTCAAGGCTGCAGAGACAGAACTTGACCTGGTAACAGATATGTTCAATAAGCTCGTTGATAATTGCCACAAGAAATGTATTAGTACATCATACACAGACGGTACTTTGACGACCGGCGAATCCACATGTTTGGATAGATGTGTGGCCAAGTACTTCGAAACAAACGTCAAGATAGGTGAGAATATGCAGAAGATGGGCCAAAATTTCTCAAGTGCTGGTAAACTACCATAa
- the DAL81 gene encoding Dal81p (similar to Saccharomyces cerevisiae DAL81 (YIR023W); ancestral locus Anc_2.651) yields MSSMNKSPPEDKGSSPASQNKPSVGEPENHNELLNFTNLLQNLPYDDSVRTNNEKDNLDLLLQQYQTVLEKSNPASNHTASAASLFTDDESYTDNGKKSNHKISLDGKSCNSCARNKVKCVFVPDLGSCLECETLKIKCIFSPIRKRLIGDNSMDKNAINNEKQLKKTKSETNTSKVTSRYYTNFLQSLNSSASTPATSQISYEQATSPVGSNLTSSTTPYMYQQTHNQSPGAIPSAINGTSSFLHAQKSMPVQHPRSSFYVGLTSIYDINIINKVKLDNIDQIKISKNLSLRKVSSDVQFLLRDDYVSNETMAKDYREIDYVERLIYPNGKTLIDIFFKLVHPYFPILHERVFLEKYSRSYRELPVPLLSSIYSLSLQWWDFHPQLIGFPKPDAKIVEQLNSIAYRSYFEMIENPKLSLIQSGLLILLTRGERTNNWLLSSNLVALAEELGLGINCDDWKLPKWEKDLRKRLAWAVFSQDKWTSLIEGRISYLILGRNWLISLLKQDEFPVSSPAISSTDNTAGNMLIDMNLNNEDYHNATLLFQQKVSLSIIIGEIMDTFYTQGAMHVNNTIENVLKQAKPLQLKLREWYHSLPKQLSMNNFKSKKFNSNAALNLSYFAAEIALHRKIISTLKTDSPNELYSVCRAAAKTRLIASIEFLKELKNEHIFAFWYSNASGNIMSIGTFAALLYVTSPNKEEADYYKNLTRNYIWVLRIGSKTFDKFQNALNNIHLLLAQIPGLLNDEAPPKPQLPSQSSNADFRSMSQQNLFANGGSQQLLNQVSNMSPTIVQSMGSIRSQSTGGSFHTSPKNNDGSPMYVESPNVKHSPSVEQKLVNNGYSPNHQLRDSVDENYTSNTATQSVENTTATEQPSESLVSEDQHSDAVKESHSPSEKDQDIKAVEQEVVTEQADDQSSKG; encoded by the coding sequence ATGTCAAGCATGAACAAATCACCACCGGAAGATAAGGGCTCCAGTCCCGCAAGTCAGAATAAGCCAAGTGTTGGTGAGCCAGAAAACcataatgaattattaaattttacaaatcTGCTCCAGAATCTACCTTATGACGATAGTGTACGCactaataatgaaaaggaTAACCTAGATTTGCTGCTGCAACAATACCAGACAGTTTTGGAGAAATCTAATCCGGCGTCAAACCACACTGCATCCGCTGCATCTCTTTTCACAGATGATGAAAGTTATACTGATAATGGAAAAAAGAGCAACCATAAAATCTCTTTAGATGGTAAATCGTGCAACTCATGTGCCAGAAACAAGGTTAAATGTGTGTTTGTGCCAGATTTAGGTAGCTGTTTGGAATGTGAAACCCTCAAAATTAAATGCATTTTCTCACCAATTCGTAAACGTCTTATAGGAGATAATTCAATGGATAAAAACGCTATTAACAACGAGAAACAGCTGAAAAAGACGAAATCAGAGACTAATACTTCCAAAGTTACTTCACGGTAttatacaaattttttacaGTCATTGAATAGTTCTGCCTCTACTCCTGCTACTAGTCAGATTTCATACGAACAGGCTACTTCTCCTGTGGGTTCCAACCTTACCAGTTCTACTACACCGTACATGTATCAACAAACTCACAATCAATCTCCAGGTGCTATACCCTCTGCAATTAATGGCACCAGTAGTTTTCTACACGCCCAAAAGTCTATGCCGGTGCAGCATCCTAGATCATCTTTCTACGTTGGATTAACTTCCATTTatgatataaatataatcaaTAAGGTCAAATTGGATAATATTGACCAAATCAAGATCTCTAAAAATCTGTCATTGCGGAAGGTCTCCTCTGACGTCCAATTTCTTCTACGTGATGATTATGTATCCAATGAGACCATGGCAAAGGATTATCGAGAAATTGATTATGTTGAAAGGTTGATTTATCCAAATGGTAAGACGTTAattgacatttttttcaagttaGTACATCCATACTTCCCTATTTTACATGAACGTGTATTTTTGGAGAAATATTCACGGTCATATAGGGAGTTGCCGGTACCTTTACTTTCGTCAATATACTCTTTGTCACTACAATGGTGGGACTTTCACCCACAATTAATTGGATTTCCAAAACCGGATGCAAAAATAGTCGAACAACTAAATTCTATCGCTTATAGATCctattttgaaatgattGAAAACCCAAAATTAAGTCTGATACAGTCTggtttattaattttattaacGCGAGGCGAAAGGACCAATAATTGGTTGCTATCATCGAATTTGGTTGCACTAGCCGAAGAATTAGGCTTGGGGATCAATTGTGATGATTGGAAGCTACCAAAATGGGAGAAAGACCTTCGGAAAAGGCTGGCATGGGCTGTGTTTTCTCAAGATAAATGGACTTCGTTGATTGAAGGAAGAATATCGTATTTAATCTTAGGTAGGAATTGGCTTATTAGTCTTCTCAAACAGGACGAGTTCCCTGTAAGTTCGCCGGCTATTTCAAGTACAGATAACACAGCAGGTAATATGTTAATTGATATGAACTTAAACAATGAAGATTATCATAATGCCACACTTTTGTTCCAACAAAAGGTCTCCTTAAGTATAATAATTGGCGAGATAATGGACACTTTCTACACACAGGGTGCAATGCACGTCAATAATACAATCGAAAACGTTCTCAAGCAAGCAAAACCTTTGCAATTAAAGCTGAGGGAATGGTACCACTCTTTACCAAAGCAATTATCCATGAATAActtcaaatcaaaaaaattcaattcaaacGCAGCATTAAACCTGAGTTATTTTGCTGCGGAGATTGCATTGcatagaaaaattatttctaCGTTGAAAACCGATTCACCAAATGAGCTGTATTCTGTTTGTCGAGCAGCTGCGAAGACAAGATTGATTGCatctattgaatttttaaaagagCTTAAAAATGAACATATCTTTGCTTTTTGGTATTCGAATGCCTCCGGAAACATAATGTCAATAGGTACATTTGCCGCACTCTTGTATGTCACATCACCTAATAAAGAAGAGGCAgattattacaaaaatttgacTCGTAATTATATATGGGTATTAAGGATAGGCTCCAAGacttttgataaatttcagAACGCTTTAAACAATATTCATTTACTGCTAGCACAGATACCAGGTTTGTTAAATGATGAGGCTCCTCCTAAACCTCAGTTACCTTCGCAATCTTCTAACGCAGATTTTAGATCAATGTCTCAACAGAACCTTTTTGCAAATGGTGGATCCCAACAGTTGTTGAATCAAGTCAGTAACATGTCACCAACAATCGTACAAAGTATGGGAAGTATTCGGTCACAAAGCACCGGGGGTAGCTTTCATACATCCCCTAAGAATAATGACGGAAGTCCCATGTACGTTGAAAGTCCTAACGTTAAGCATAGCCCTTCTGTTGAACAAAAGTTAGTGAACAA